CTAATGCATGGAACTTTAAATCATAGAAAGAAAAAAAGAACAGAAAAAGTTAAGGTGTAGCTACATGTAGTAGTTGCACCTATGTTTTTTTGCTTAACAACCATAATATGTGTCTTTTTTCTATAAGTAGTTCTATGGTATTCTTAAATTCTGTTGTTTTTTAATAGAGTTAGATGATGTAAAAAATTGTTTTGTTGATTTAATGGCGTGTCGAAGTTTTGTCGAAACTTCTTTGTGATTGTTGAACCCTCTATATGACAGTTTTTTTATCATCGTTTTTTAAGCAACTGACAAATTTCTCGATTATCTTCAATTAGCTCTATGAAAATTATGTTTTGCTCTTATTAAGTCTATTAAATGGCAATTTTTAAAGTTGACAATTCTCGTTTCTTTCGTCCAAAAATCAATATATAGTACTTTTTGATATTTATCACGCACTATATGTTGATGTGGTGTTCAGAACTATGATATAGTGATTACAGCAATCGAGAAATTGGCAATAGGTGCCAAACATAAATGAAAAAAATAGATTTCGTACTAGTTTTAGTAGAATTTAGAAAAAGGAGAGAAAGCCTGTGACAACGTTTATGTCGACACAGACAATTAACGTGGAGGAGCTGAATCGTGATATTGAGCAGTTTCCACAAGTTTTTCCAATTACTCCAGAGATGAATTTAACAAAAAGTGGTGTATCAAGACTTGTCATGCTTGATCGTTACACATTTAAAGATACGGAGAAGAAAACGTTAAAAGCTGGGGATTTCGTTGTTTTAACTGTCAAAGAAGACCCTAAATTCCCTGCTAGAGGTTATGGTATTGTCCAACATATTGATTGGGATCAGAAAATGGCAAAAATCGCTGTTGATGAAGAGTTTGTTGGAATATTAGAAGACGAAGAAGAAAAAGAATCAGGAATCGTGACTCGTTCTCTAGATACAATTGATAAACCTCTCGAAATTTATTATGAACAAATTGCTAAGCGTAATGCTCGAGGGCTTTCAGAAGTGGAAACAGATCCAGTAAAAAGACAAGAGTCATTTGAAGATTTTTATCATGAGCTTGTAAACATGAACTTTGTTCCTGCAGGTCGAGTCCTTTACGGAGCAGGTGCAGAAACAGATGTTACGTATTTTAACTGCTATGTAATGCCATATATTGCAGATTCTCGTGAAGGCATTTCTGAGCACCGTAAACAAGTAATGGAAATCATGAGTCGTGGTGGCGGAGTTGGTACAAATGGATCAACATTAAGACCAAGAAATACGTTAGCTCGTGGTGTTAATGGTAAGTCATCTGGTTCTGTATCTTGGTTAGATGACATTGCAAAGTTAACACATTTAGTTGAGCAAGGTGGCTCAAGACGTGGTATAGCAGGATAATTAAGTGCCTCGTCTATAAAAAACCTCGTGAATTGCTGGGAACTCTTTAATGGACTTGTTGGCTACAACGTGACTGGAAACGGTGAGCGTGAATGCTTAAAAACAACAAGTGGATAAAGACAATCAGCAGCCAAGCTCCTATTTTAAGGAGAAGGTTCAACGACCATCGAAAGCATGCCGCACTGCGGTAGAAGCGAGTAGAGTAGGATCTAAGCAGATCCGAAGAGCGAGGGCACATAAGTTTAGTGCAAGATATGGTCTGAACTCTATGGTGACATAGAGAGTCGAATTAGCGAATCGATGTAACAAAAGTGGCACAAATGATCATGCTATCAGATTGGCATCCTGACATTTTAGAATTTATTATTTCTAAAATGCAAAACCCAAGAATATTACGTTATCTCCTTGAAAATACAGAGGACGAACATATTCAACGACTAATTAAAGATAAATTAAAGTTCACTCCACTTACAGAGTTAGAAGAAGCGATGTATCAGAGTATCGTTAATTTTAAAGGAATTGAAGGACAAGGTGGTTTTGACTTGAAAGTGATTGCTGAAGCAGAAGAGAAGCTTCGTACAGGTGGCACATATTCAGTCAATAACCCTGAGTTTTTAACAGGTGCAAATATTTCTGTTTGTATTACGAAAGAGTTTATGGATGCTGTCGAAAATGATGAAGACTATAAGTTACGCTTCCCAAATGTAGAAAATTACACGAAAGAAGAAATGGAAGCATACAATCGTGAGTGGCATAATTATGGCGATGTTCGTGAATGGGAAGCGTTAGGCTTTGACGTTCGCACATACCGTAAGATCAAAGCAAAAGAGCTTTGGAACTTAATTAATATTTGTGCAACGTATTCTGCAGAGCCTGGCATTTTCTTTATCGATAATGCCAATGAAAAAACTAATGCAAGTGCATATGGACAAAAAGTCGTAGCGACAAACCCATGTGGGGAGCAACCTCTAGCTCCTTATTCAGTTTGTAACTTAGCTGCTGTTAACCTTGCTGAAATGGCAGATAAATACACGAAAGAAGTGGACTTTAAGAAGTTAAAACAGACAGTTGCAACTGGTGTAAGGATGCAAGACAATGTCATTGATGCGACTCCTTACTTCTTAGAGGAAAACACGAAGCAAGCAAAAGGTGAGCGCCGCGTCGGGCTTGGTGTTATGGGGTTACATGACTTACTTATTTATACAGAAACGGTTTATGGCTCAGAAGAAGGTAATGAACTCGTTGATCAGATTTTTGAAACGATTGCAACAACTGCTTATCGTACAAGCCTGGAGATCGCAAAAGAAAAGGGAAGCTTCCCTTATTTAGTTGGGAACAATGAAGAAGAAACGAATCATTTACGTGAGAAGTTTGTTCATACTGGATATATGAAGCAAATGCCTGAAGACATTAAAGAAGGGATTATGGAACATGGAATTCGTAACTCTCACTTACTGACGGTCGCTCCTACAGGTTCAACTGGAACAATGGTTGGTGTTTCGACAGGGCTTGAGCCATACTTCTCCTTCTCTTACTTTAGAAGTGGTCGTTTAGGGAAGTTTATTGAAGTAAAAGCGGAAATTTTACAAGAATATTTAGACCATCACCCTGAAGCAGATCCAAATGAAATGCCAGAATGGTTCGTATCAAGTATGGATCTCTCACCAGAAGCACACGCTGATGTACAGTGTGTCATTCAACGCTGGGTCGACAGTTCGTTAAGTAAAACCGTAAACGCACCTCGTGGATATACGGTGGACCAAGTGAAAAGCGTGTACGAGCGTCTTTATAAAGGTGGAGCAAAAGGTGGAACGGTTTATGTTGATGGAAGCCGTGACTCACAAGTATTAACATTAAAAGCAGAAGAAAATGATGTATATGCAGTTGATTTAACAGGAACTTCTGAAGAGGAAGAAAATAATGAGAAAAAGCCAGTTGTTCTTGTAGACACGATTTCAGATATTCGAAGCACTTCTGTCACATACGGAAGTGAAGTAGGGGATACGTGCCCAGTATGTCGTCAAGGAACAGTAGAAGACATCGGGGGCTGTAATACATGTACAAACTGTAACGCACAATTAAAGTGTGGACTGTAGAGTGTCATAAGCAAGAGGTTACCTGTTTTGGGGGCCTCTTGCTTTTTTTTTGCACTTTAAGAATTTTTAACTTTGCTAAAGGATTAAAGTAACTGCTCCTGCGGTTACTCGTCGCAGGTCGAAGTAGCTCTGGGTTGTAGGGCTGTGTGCTCCTGCGGTTACTCGTCGCAGGTCGAAGTAGCTCTGGGTTGTAGAGCTGTGTGCTCCTGCGGTTACTCGTCGCAGGTCGAAGTAGCTCTGGGTTGTAGGGCTGTGTGCTCCTGCGGTTACTCGTCGCAACTCGTAGTTTAATCAATGGAGTTATGCTTGTGGCAACTAAGGCTTACTTCGCAGGAGGTGGTGGCTTCGGTGTTGATCACAGGACGTGATCGACTTTATCCGAGGTTCCTTATTAGGACTTGCACTAAAGCACACTTCGCTTACATAGAAGCTCTTTAACAATAAGCCAAATTTTGTTTATATATTCTTAGTGTTGAAAATATGATGGTAAAAATCAAAAAGAGTTATGAAACATCCAGTCGGTATGGATTGGATCAATATTGAAAACAAGTTCTCATACATAAATCACATGACTTCAATAAAAACTAACGGTAAAACGAGAAATGAAAGGAGTATAAATCATGCTTATAGATCTAGACGGCTTATTACTTGCTTATTTAATTAGCTTAACCACAGTGATTTTTGGCTCAATTATGCTTGGGAAAAGACTCGTGCAAAAAGAAGGTAGGTCAAAATCATTTCGCAAAGTTATAACTACCTACTTATTACTTATTTTTGCTATACTCACTGCTTTTTTCTTTGCTGCGTACCCAGTTACATTTAATAATTTTTTAGCAGTATGGTCATTAGTGGGAAGTATAGCAGCAATGTTTGGTTTAGGGTTCCTAGTATATTATATGCAATACCCAAAAAAAAGCTTAGTGAAAGCATTAATACAAAGTAAAGCAGAACATAAAAAAAATAACCAGCCTCAGTCATGATACTTTGGAAAAATGTTAAAGGTTTGTGAATTCTCAACCAAATGAAATTGAAAAGAAGGTAGGCCAATCGTTGCATCGCGAATATGTTAAAAGTACGAATAACATAGGAGGCGATGTAAATGAAGCTAAATGGCAAAGTAGGAATCGTCACTGGTGGAGCTAGTGGTATTGGAGAAGAAACAGTCAAGTTGTTTTTAAAGGAAGGAGCACAAGTTGTAATTGCTGATTATAGTAATCAAGGCGAGGAACTCGCAAGATCATTAAGAGTTGAAGGGCATGATTGCTACTTCAAGAATGTTGATGTAGCAAATGAAGAGGATATACTCGAATTAATGAAAGAAACGGTTGATCGTTATGGGAAAATTGATATTATGTTTGCAAATGCTGGTATAGGAGATGCTGTACCGGCACACGAATTAACACTTGAAGAATGGAATAAACTAATCAACATCAACTTAACTGGAGTGTTTTTATCTAATAAATATGTCATTGAGCAAATGAGAAAACAAGGTTCTGGCGGAGCTATTATTAATAATGCTTCGATATTAGGTCATGTCGGCCAAATGAATGTAACTTCGTACGCAGCTGCTAAAGGTGGAGTAGTAAATTTAACGCGTTCTCTTGGTGTAACGTACGCAAAGGAAGGTATACGAGTCAATTCTGTTTGCCCAGGTTATGTTAAAACGCCTCTTTTAAAAGAAGCGCCGAAAGAAATGTTACAAGAGTTAACATCCCTTCACCCGGTCGGGCGATTGGGAGATGCTGAAGAAATTGCAAAAGCAGTGTTGTTTTTGGCTAGTGATGATGCTTCGTTTATTATCGGTGAAAATTTGATGGTAGATGGAGGCTAC
The Bacillus shivajii DNA segment above includes these coding regions:
- a CDS encoding SDR family NAD(P)-dependent oxidoreductase, giving the protein MKLNGKVGIVTGGASGIGEETVKLFLKEGAQVVIADYSNQGEELARSLRVEGHDCYFKNVDVANEEDILELMKETVDRYGKIDIMFANAGIGDAVPAHELTLEEWNKLININLTGVFLSNKYVIEQMRKQGSGGAIINNASILGHVGQMNVTSYAAAKGGVVNLTRSLGVTYAKEGIRVNSVCPGYVKTPLLKEAPKEMLQELTSLHPVGRLGDAEEIAKAVLFLASDDASFIIGENLMVDGGYTAQ
- a CDS encoding vitamin B12-dependent ribonucleotide reductase, which produces MAQMIMLSDWHPDILEFIISKMQNPRILRYLLENTEDEHIQRLIKDKLKFTPLTELEEAMYQSIVNFKGIEGQGGFDLKVIAEAEEKLRTGGTYSVNNPEFLTGANISVCITKEFMDAVENDEDYKLRFPNVENYTKEEMEAYNREWHNYGDVREWEALGFDVRTYRKIKAKELWNLINICATYSAEPGIFFIDNANEKTNASAYGQKVVATNPCGEQPLAPYSVCNLAAVNLAEMADKYTKEVDFKKLKQTVATGVRMQDNVIDATPYFLEENTKQAKGERRVGLGVMGLHDLLIYTETVYGSEEGNELVDQIFETIATTAYRTSLEIAKEKGSFPYLVGNNEEETNHLREKFVHTGYMKQMPEDIKEGIMEHGIRNSHLLTVAPTGSTGTMVGVSTGLEPYFSFSYFRSGRLGKFIEVKAEILQEYLDHHPEADPNEMPEWFVSSMDLSPEAHADVQCVIQRWVDSSLSKTVNAPRGYTVDQVKSVYERLYKGGAKGGTVYVDGSRDSQVLTLKAEENDVYAVDLTGTSEEEENNEKKPVVLVDTISDIRSTSVTYGSEVGDTCPVCRQGTVEDIGGCNTCTNCNAQLKCGL